One segment of Procambarus clarkii isolate CNS0578487 chromosome 1, FALCON_Pclarkii_2.0, whole genome shotgun sequence DNA contains the following:
- the LOC123755233 gene encoding jerky protein homolog-like, protein MSQGLANRAVSAKRKRSFLSIEQKLDMIEKHERGYSVTRLAAEFNVGKSTVCDIKRQKDNIRKFLASSDSGALNKRKTIKGSANTNLDEAVYKWFNQERSVGMPLGGDAIKTAADKFAQKMNIPDFRASEGWLQRFKNRHNIKNRKVCGESLSADTDSVEPFKRKLNDYIITNDLRRFQVYNADETGFNWKCLQNNTLASRLDESVPGR, encoded by the coding sequence ATGTCTCAAGGGCTTGCTAATCGTGCTGTATCTGCAAAGAGGAAGAGAAGTTTTTTATCCATTGAGCAGAAATTAGACATGATAGAGAAACATGAACGTGGCTACTCTGTTACTAGGCTGGCAGCAGAATTTAATGTCGGGAAAAGTACGGTGTGTGATATCAAGAGACAGAAAGATAATATTAGGAAGTTTCTTGCTTCGAGTGATAGTGGTGCATTAAATAAAAGGAAAACAATAAAAGGTTCTGCAAATACGAATTTGGATGAAGCTGTGTATAAATGGTTTAACCAGGAGCGCTCTGTGGGGATGCCACTTGGCGGCGACGCCATTAAGACAGCAGCCGATAAATTTGCACAAAAGATGAACATTCCAGATTTTCGAGCAAGTGAAGGATGGTTGCAAAGATTTAAGAATAGACATAATATTAAGAACAGGAAAGTTTGTGGAGAATCATTAAGTGCAGATACGGATTCAGTCGAGCCATTTAAGCGTAAATTAAATGATTACATAATAACAAATGATCTAAGGCGTTTTCAGGTATACAATGCCGATGAAACAGGCTTTAATTGGAAATGCTTGCAGAACAACACTTTGGCATCTAGGCTAGATGAGAGTGTTCCTGGCCGGTAG